The genomic DNA GGTACCTCTTCTTATTTTAAAATATTAGCAATATATGTTTGAAGTTCTTCTACTTTTACTTCTTCAGACTCGCCTGTAGCACGTACTTTCACTTCTACAATACCTTCGTCTGCTTTTTTACCAACTGTAACGCGAACTGGAAGGCCGAATAAATCTGCATCTGCAAATTTAACACCTGCACGTTCTGCACGATCATCTAGTAATACTTCATATCCTCGCTCTTGTAATGAGTTATAGATGTTTTCACCCATTTCACGTTGTGCATCAGATTTCATATTTACTGGAATTACATGCACATGGAACGGTGCAACAGCTTTCGGCCAAACTAAACCGTTCTCATCATTAAACTGCTCTGCAATTGCTGCCACTGTACGAGATACACCAATGCCGTAACAACCCATAATAAGTGGTTGTGTTTTTCCATTTTCATCTAGGAATGTTGCGTTCATTGCTTCACTATAACGAGTTCCTAATTTGAATACATGACCAACTTCAATTCCGCGTGCGAAAAGAATTGTTCCGTTTCCGTCTGGAGATTGGTCTCCTTCTTGAATGAAGCGTAAATCTGTATATTGACTTACTTTAAAGTCACGTTCTGGATTTACATTTACATAATGGAATCCTTCTTTGTTCGCTCCTGAACATCCGTTAACAATTGATGCTACAGCGTGATCAGCAATAATTTCGATATCACCTGCTACACCAATCGGTCCTAATGAACCAACTTCACAATTTAATAATTCTTTTACTTCTTCATGAGAAGCAAGCTCAACAACTGAAGCGCCGTATACATTTTTCACTTTCACATCGTTTACTTCGTGATCACCACGAACAAGTACAACTACTAATTTCTCATCTACTTTAAATACCATAGACTTAATGCACTTGTCAGCTGCAATGTTTAAGAATGTAGATACTTCTTCAATTGCTTTTTGGTCTGGTGTTGCTACTTTTTCAAGTGCTTTCTCTTCTTCGTCACTCTTCGTATACGTAGCTACAACAGGAGCCATTTCGATGTTCGCTGCATAATTAGATGTATCAGAGTATGCAATTGTATCTTCACCAACATCAGATAATACCATAAATTCATGTGTATCTTTTCCGCCCATTGCTCCAGAATCAGCAATAACCGCACGGAAATTCAAACCACAACGAGCAAAAATGTTAGAGTATGCTTTGTATAAGCGACCGTATACTTCATCTAAGCTCTCTTGTGTAGCATGGAAAGAGTATGCATCTTTCATTAGAAACTCTCTTCCACGTAATAAACCGAAACGAGGTCTTTGCTCATCACGGAATTTTGTTTGAATTTGGTATAATGTTAACGGCAATTTTTTATATGATTTTACTTCATCACGCACAAGATCCGTAATTACTTCCTCATGTGTCGCTCCTAATGCGAATTCACGAGCGTTACGATCTTTCATACGCATTAATTCAGATCCGTAAGAATACCAACGACCTGACTCTTGCCATAATTCTGCAGCTTGCATTGCTGGCATTAATAATTCTACCGCGCCTGCGCGTTCCATTTCTTCTCGAACAATTCGTTCTACTTTGTGTAGTACTTTTAATCCAAATGGTAGAAAACTATAAATACCAGAAGCATTTTGACGCATAAAACCTGCGCGAAGTAATAACTGATGACTCTTAATCTCCGCATCAGCTGGAACTTCACGTAATGTAGGACTGAATACCATACTTTGTTTCATTTATTCGCACCTCTTCATTTTACTCTTACACGCAGTAAAACCCCTCACCTCGAGTTAGGTGAGGGATTTTATTCTACGGGCTCTATTTCATTATAAGTTTCACTTTATTTTACAAGAAAAACTTACGAATGTCATTCCAAGTTACAACTAACATAAGTAACATTAATAATGCAAAACCAATAAAGTGAACCATTCCTTCTTTTTGACGGTCAATTGGTTTCCCGCGCAATGCTTCAATTAAGAAGAAGAACAAACGTCCACCGTCTAAAGCTGGAACTGGTAATAAATTAAATAAACCAAGGTTAATACTTAATACTGCTGCTAAACTTAATACACGCGTAAATCCATAATCTACAACTTGATCTGTTAGATTATAAATCCCTACTGGACCTGACAACTCATTAATAGAAAATTGACCAGTTACTAATTTCACAAGAGACTCAAAAATTAGTTTCGTCCATTGGTATGTTTGTTCAAAACCTGATTTAATAGAACCCATTACTGTTTTCTCTACTGGAGAGTAAACACCAATTCTACCAACTTCTTCTTTACCTTCTTTATCGAGCGTTGGCGTTACTTTCACATTAAACTGTTCACTATCACGCTTTACTTGTAATGTAATCTCTTTATTCGGGTTTTCACGTACAATGGTAACAACATCTTTCCATGTGCTTGTGTTTTTCCCATCAATTGCTTGAATTGTATCATTTTCTTTTAATCCAGCTTGCTCTGCAGCACTATTCTCCATTACTTTTCCGACCATTGGCTTGTCAATAGGAACCCCTTGTACAAATCCAAGAATCACAAAAATAACAAAAGCTAAAATGAAGTTCATTGCAGGACCCGCAAAGATCGTTAAAGCACGTTGACCCAATTTCTTAGAGCCAAACTGCCTATTATACGGAGCAATTTGAATTTCTTCACCAGCAGTAATGATACGAGCCTTTTCATTCACTCGGAATGTTTGCAACTCTTCCTCATACTCTTCATAGCCCGAAATTGTTAGATTATGTTCTAAATCAGCTTGTTCGACTTCAATGACACGAACATTTGGATACTTTTCATATCCATCAAAAACTAATTTTGCAACTTCGTCTTTTTCATTTAATACAAGGCCAACCTTTTTCCCTGGCTTTAACTCCACTGTGTCTGCATCCTCGCCAGCCATTCTTACATAGCCACCAAGAGGCAGTAATCGAATCGTATACACCGTTTCATTTTTTTCAAATGAGAATATTTTCGGACCAAAACCAATCGCAAACTCGCGGCATAAAATACCTGCTCTTTTTGCGAAATATAGATGCCCTAGCTCATGGAAAAATACGAGTGCACCGAAAATTAATATAAAGGCAATCGCTGTATTCAATTCCATAACCACCTTTGCTAAATTTGTTCCATCACAAACCGTCTTGTGGCTGCATCAATTTCCAGAATTTCCTCTAGGCTCGGACGTGCAATGACATTGTGATGGTTCATTGCTTTTTCAATGAGGTCTTCCACTGTTAAGAAACCAATTCTCTTTTGTAAAAAAGCTTCAACAGCTACTTCATTCGCTGCATTCATTACAGCCGGCATACTTCCACCTGCTTTTCCAGCTTCATACGCAAAACGCAGGCAGCGGAAACGTTCTTGGTTCATTTTCTCAAAATGCAATGTGCCGATTTCCCATAAATTTAACTGCTTTGTGTCAGAAAGCGGTAATCGATCAGGATATGTAAGCGCGTATTGAATTGGTACTCGCATATCAGGTGAGCCAAGCTGTGCCATCACACTACGATCTTCAAATTCAACCATAGAATGAATAATACTTTCTTTATGTAAAACAACATCGATTTGCTCATAAGGGATACCAAAAAGCCAATGTGCTTCAATTACTTCTAGTCCCTTATTCATCATTGTAGCAGAATCAATTGTAATTTTCGAACCCATTGACCAGTTTGGATGTCGAAGCGCATCTTCTACGGTCACATGATGCAATTCATCTCTCGTTTTATCACGAAAACTTCCACCAGAAGCCGTAATAATTAATCGAGAAATTCTTTTTTCATTTTCACCATTCAAGCATTGAAAAATAGCTGAATGTTCACTATCTACTGGAAGTAACGAAACATTATGTTTTCGCGCTGCTTCCATTACAAGATGCCCTGCAGTCACTAACGTTTCTTTGTTTGCAATTCCAATTGTTTTTTTCGCCTCAATTGCACGTAGTGTTGGTAACAACCCTACGCTACCTACAACAGCGTTTACTACAATCTCCGCATCTGGATGTAATGCTACTTCTAAAAGTCCTTCACTACCATATACAATTTTTGTATTACCAGAAACAGCTTGTAGTTTTAGAACATCTTCCTCTCTTTGCACAGAGACGATTTGCGGAGAAAATTCTTGAATTACCTTTACTGCGTAGTCAATATTTTTCCCTACAGAAAAAGCAACGAGACGGAATTGGTCTGGGTGCGAGCGTAATACATCTATAGTTTGTGTACCAATTGATCCGCTTGCACCTAATAAACTAATGTTTTTCATTACTCCACCCCCTCGTTCATTCATTAATTATATTGTAATAAGAAGTAGAGAATTGGTAAAACGAATAACCAACTATCTGTTCGATCTAATATACCACCATGGCCAGGTAAAATTGTACCTGAATCTTTTACACCATAATGACGTTTAAATGCGGATTGTACTAAATCACCAATTTGTCCAAAAATAGAAATGATAATTGTCAACACAATTAAAATTCCTACATTAGCCTCAACTGGGAAGAAAATATTGTAAACAAGTGCCACAACAATTCCACAAACGATGCCGCCTAATGAGCCTTCAATCGTTTTATTCGGACTAATTTCTGGCCATAATTTTCTTTTTCCTAATGCTTTTCCTATGAAATATGCGCCTGAATCAGTAGCCCATATAACAAATAATGCGCAAAACACATATTTAATTCCTAATATTCTCGTTTCATTCAAATATAGGAATCCCATTGCAACATATGTTGTTGCCATTAGTAAAAATGAAGCATTGTCAAAAGTAAATGTATTCTTAGAAAGGACTGTATATGATAAAAGTAATAAAACAATCACAAATGTGATTTCTAATTTACCTAATCCAATCCAAGTAAACAGTTCTGATGCACTACTTGGAATTAAAATAACCCATAATAATACTACAGCTAAAACTGTTGGTACTGAAATAAGCGTAAGCTTATTCATACGAATTAATTCATATAAACCTATAGAAGCCAGTGCATACACTAAAACCGTAAAAGGCACGCCACCGTAAATTACGATGGGAATGAATAGCGCGGCAGCAACCACTCCAGTAATAATTCTCTGTTTCACTACCAAACCCTCTCTTTCTACACGCCCCCGAATCTGCGCCCTCTATGTTGAAAGTCTGTGATCGCATTTAGCAAATGTTCTTCCGTAAAGTCTGGCCAATACACATCTGTAAACCAAAATTCCGAATATGCAATTTGCCATAACATGAAATTACTAATACGTAACTCTCCACTTGTACGGATTAACAACTCAGGATCAGGTAACGAGCTCGTCATTAAGTAGGAAGAAAGCATTTCTTCACTTACATCTTCAATACGAACCTTTCCTTCCTCACTATCTTTCATCATATGTTGCACAGCAGAAACGATTTCATCTCGACTTCCATAGTTTAACGCGAAATTAAGAATTAATCCCGTATTCTCTTTCGTATCTTCCATGGCCTTCTCCATCGCTCTGCGTGTGTGCGTAGGAAGACGATCTTGTTGCCCTATTACTCGGACTTGTACGTTCTCTTCAATCAATTCTGGTAAAAATGTACCTAGAAATTCTTCTGGAAGTCTCATTAAATAGTCAACTTCCTTTTTCGGTCTTTTCCAGTTCTCAGTTGAAAAAGCATAAAGAGTTAATACTTTCACATTAAGTTTGCTTGCAAATTTTGTGATTTTCTTTACAACTTGCATGCCTTCATGATGTCCCGCAATACGAGGCATCGCTCTCCTCTTTGCCCATCTTCCATTACCATCCATAATAATGGCAATATGTTCTGGGATGTATCCTTTTTTCACTTCTTCAACGAGATGATCAAACGATGCGACCTTTTTACTTTTAAAAAAAGGAAAGTTTTTAAACATCATTCATACCCTCCAGCAAGCAGACATATGCCTAAAAGTGTAAAAAGACCCCCTTAAGAAGAGGGTCATATTTGCGAAAGTATCGCTATTACACTTCCATGATTTCTTTTTCTTTGTTTTTTGCGATTTCGTCAACTTTTGCAATATATTTATCTGTTTCTTTTTGGATATCTTCAGTATATCCTCTTAAATCATCTTCTGTAATATCGCCAGCTTTTTCAAGCTTCTTAAGATCATCATTACCGTCACGACGTACGTTACGAACAGCAACTTTTGCTTCTTCAGCATATTTTTTCACAACTTTTACAAGATCACGACGACGCTCTTCTGTTAATGCAGGGAATGCAATACGAATTACAGTTCCATCATTAGAAGGATTTAAGCCTAAATCTGCTTTTAAGATTGCTTTTTCAATATCACCGATAGAAGTTTTATCATAAGGTTGAATTACAAGTAAACGTGCTTCTGGAACTGTAATGTTCGCTAATTGCACAACAGGTGTTGGTGCACCATAGTAATCAACTTGTACCTTATCTAATACAGACGAGCTTGCACGACCTGCGCGAACTGTTGCTAATTCACGAGAGTAAGCAGCAACTGCTTTTTCCATTTTTTCATTTGAAGACTTCAATACTTGTTGTCCCATATTTATTTCCCCCTTACAACTGTTCCAATATTTTCGCCTAAAACGGCACGTTTAATGTTACCTTTTTCCATAACCGAGAATACAATTAATGGAATATCATTGTCCATACATAAAGAAGAAGCTGTTGAATCCATTACACCTAAACCTTCTTTTAATACATCTAAGTAAGTAAGTGTTTCGTATTTCGTAGCTGTTGGGTCAAGAGATGGATCTGCATTATATACGCCATCTACATTGTTTTTCGCCATTAAGATAACGTCTGCTTCGATTTCCGCTGCACGTAGTGCTGCCGTTGTATCTGTAGAGAAATATGGGTTACCTGTACCTGCTGCAAAGATAACAACACGTTTCTTCTCTAAGTGACGAACTGCTTTACGACGAATGTAAGGCTCTGCTACTTGACGCATTTCGATTGAAGTTTGAACGCGAGTTTGAATTCCAATGTTCTCTAAGCTATCTTGAAGAGCTAATGAGTTCATAACTGTTGCTAACATACCCATGTAATCTGCTCCAGCACGATCCATTCCCATTTCACTTCCGATTTTTCCACGCCAAATGTTTCCGCCACCAACAACAACAGCAACTTCTACATCAAGTTCTGCAATTTCTTTCACTTGTTCCGCAACTGATTTTATAACAGATGGGTTAATTCCAAATCCTTGTTCCCCAGCTAACGCTTCTCCGCTTAGCTTTAATACGACACGATTATATTTCGGTTTACTCATAATGAACCTCCAATTGCTTACATCTTTATTTTAAAAAAGGGAACACAATGTGTTCCCTAATCTTTATTAGTTGCTACCTTTTACTTGGTTCATTACTTCTTCAGCAAAGTTGTCTTCGCGTTTTTCAATACCTTCACCAACAGCGTAGCGAACGAATCCTTTTAATGTTCCGCCTTTAGACTCAACGAACTGACGAACTTTCATATCAGGGTTTTTAACGAATGCTTGGTCAAGTAAGCAAATCTCTTCGAAGAATTTACCTAGACGGCCTTCAACCATTTTTGCAACGATTTTTTCAGGCTTGCCTTCGTTTAAAGCTTGTTGTGTTAATACTTGACGCTCATGCTCAACTTCTTCAGCAGTTACAGCATCGCGGTCGATGTATTTAGGGTTAACTGCTGCGATGTGCATTGCTACATCTTTAGCAGCAGCTTCGTCAGTAGAACCTTCAAGAACTGTTAATACACCAATACGTCCACCCATGTGTAGGTAAGCGCCGAATGCATCAGCATCAGTTTTTGATACGATTTCGAAACGACGAAGTGTAAGTTTTTCACCAATTTTAGCGATTGCTTCATTGATGTGCTCTTCTACTGTTTTGCCGCCTTCGATTGTTTGAGCCATAGCTTCTTCAATGTTAGCTGGTTTGTTAGCTAATAAGTGAGCAGCTAATTCTTTAATTAACGCTTGGAAACCTTCGTTTTTCGCAACGAAATCAGTTTCAGAGTTTAATTCTAAGATTAAACCTTCGTTACCGTTTGTTTCGATGAAAGTTAAACCTTCAGCAGCGATGCGGTCTGCTTTTTTAGCAGCTTTTGCAATACCTTTTTCACGTAAGAAGTCAATTGCTTTCTCCATGTCGCCATTAGTTTCAGTTAAAGCTTTTTTGCAGTCCATCATACCTGCGCCTGTTTTTTCACGAAGTTCTTTTACCATTTGTGCAGTGATTGCCATATTTTTCATCCTCCTAAAATATGTATTTATACCTTTTATAAAGGTGTTTATACCTTAAAAAAGGTGATAAAAGGCCGAACCCCTTATCACCTTTCCAAATTTGTTACGCAGTAACAGTTTCTTCACCTTGTTTTGCTTCAAGGATCGCGTCTGCCATTTTAGATGTAAGAAGTTTTACAGCACGAATTGCATCATCGTTTGCTGGGATAACGTGATCGATTTCGTCTGGATCACAGTTTGTATCAACGATACCGATGATTGGAATGTGTAATTTGCGTGCTTCAGCAACTGCAATACGCTCTTTACGAGGGTCTACTACGAATAATGCACTTGGAAGACCTTTCATATCTTTAATACCGCCTAAGAATTTCTCAAGACGCTCTAACTCTTTTTTTAGTTGAACAACTTCTTTCTTAGGAAGTACTTCGAAAGTACCATCTTCTTGCATTCTTTCGATGTCTTTAAGACGCTTGATACGCTTTTGGATTGTTTGGAAGTTTGTTAAAGTTCCACCTAACCAACGTTGGTTAACGAAGTACATACCAGCACGAGTTGCTTCTTCTTTAATAGCTTCTTGTGCTTGTTTTTTAGTACCTACGAATAAGATGTCTCCACCTTCAGCAGCGATGTCACGCATCGTTCTGTAAGCTTCCTCAACTTTTTTCACAGTTTTTTGTAAGTCGATGATGTAGATACCGTTACGCTCTGTGAAAATGTAACGCTTCATTTTTGGGTTCCAACGACGAGTTTGATGTCCGAAATGAACACCAGCTTCAAGCAATTGCTTCATAGAAATTACTGACATAATATAGTTCCTCCTAAATGGTTTTTGATATCCTCCGTTTACTTCATCTCTAAGCGAAACTACAAACGTAGCACCAACACTTAAATCAGTAAACGTGTGTACTTTGTACTGACACCACTGCTTACTATATCATACTGAAATATTACAATCAAGTCGAAAATGCGAACAATGTAAAACTTTCTTTATTCACACTCGAATTCTAGTATTACCAACCTGTATTTCTTTTAAGCAAAAAAGTGAAATTCAAATAATAGTTTCTAAAAAACATGATTATGGCGCTGTTCACAAACAACATCAACCTCTTATATACAAAAAAAAACTCTCCTCAAGGGAGGAGAGTTTTTATAAATTAGTTTGTTTTTAATTTAGCAAGTTCTTGTAGAAACTTGTCGTTTAGCACTTTAATGTATGTTCCTTTCATACCTAAAGAGCGCGACTCAATAACACCAGCACTTTCTAATTTACGTAGTGCATTTACGATTACAGAACGAGTAATTCCTACGCGATCAGCAATTTTACTTGCAACAAGTAATCCTTCTGTTCCATTTAATTCTTCGAAGATATGCTCGATTGCTTCTAACTCACTGTAAGACAATGAACTAATCGCCATTTGAACAACAGCTTTACTACGTGCTTCCTCTTCAATTTCTTCTGCTTTTTCACGTAAGATTTCCATACCTACTACAGTTGAACTGTATTCAGCAAGGATTAAATCATCGTCTAAGAACTCTTGACCAAGACGAGCTAACACTAATGTGCCTAGACGCTCACCGCCACCAACGATTGGTACGATTGTAGTTAAACCTTGACCGAATAATTCTCTATTTTCTACCGGGAATGCTGTGTAAGCACTGTTTACATCTAAGTTAGAAGATGTTTCTGTAATGTTGAATAAGCTTTGTGTGTATTCTTCCGGGAATTGACGCTCTGCAAGCATTTGTTTCATACGCTCATTCTCAATTTGTTGGTGAATTGCATAACCTAGTAATTTACCACGACGGCTTACTACGAATACGTTCGCTTCGATTACTTCACACATTGTGTCAGACATTTCTCTAAAGTTTACAGGCTTTCCTGCTGCGCTCTGTAATAACGCATTTAATTTTCTTGTTTTTGCTAATAATTCCATTTCAAAAGTTCCTCCTACATGTTACTCACATATTTTTTCATCACTTGGAAACTAGGGCGAGTCACCTGATGACACAATTACAAAATAAACTGGCTCACATCTTTATTTTTAGCAATCGTTGCTAATTTCTCCTCAACGTATTGAGGTGTTATCGTTATTTTCTCTAACGTAATTTCAGATGCTTCAAACGATAAATCTTCAAGGAGCTTCTCCATAATCGTATGAAGTCTTCTTGCTCCAATATTATCTGTATCCTGATTAACTTGATAAGCAATCTCAGCAATCTTACGAATAGCTTCGTCTGAAAATTCAATTTCTATACCTTCAGTCGCTAATAAAGCCATATATTGTTTAATTAACGCATTGTCAGGCTCGATTAATATTTTAACAAAATCATCTGTAGATAATTTTGTTAATTCTACTCGAATCGGAAATCTCCCTTGCAGTTCCGGAATTAAATCCGACGGTTTAGACATATGAAACGCTCCAGCTGCAACGAATAAAATATAATCCGTTTTTACTGATCCGTATTTTGTCGCAACATTCGATCCTTCTACAATTGGTAAAATGTCACGTTGCACACCTTCACGTGATACATCTACGCTATTCGACTGCTTACCAGCAATTTTGTCAATTTCATCGATAAAAATAATCCCGAGCTGTTCAGCACGATAAACAGCCTCTTGTGTAACTTCATCCATATCAATTAAGCGCTGTGCTTCCTCATTTGTCAAGAGTTTTCTTGCTTCTTTCACAGAAAGTTTACGTTTTTTTGTTTTTTTCGGCATAAAACTTCCTAATGCATCTTGGAAATTCATTCCCATTTGTTCCATGCCAGTTCCTTGTAACATATCGAACATGGAAGACTGTTGCTCAGTCACTTCAATCGATACAATCTCATCTTCAAGAAGTCCTGCAGCAAGCTTTCTTTCTACATCTTGACGTTTCTTTTCAATTTCAACATCTTCCTGTTCGTCAGATGTTTGATTCGAATTTTGAGAACCGCCAAATAGCATTTCTAATGGGTTTTTAAATCCAGATTGTTTCTCCGGACTCGGCACTAAAATTTCAACAAGACGTTGGTTCGCTTGCTCTTCTGCTTTGTCTTGTACTTTAATTACCATTTCTTCTTTCACGATACGAACTGACGTTTCTACAAGGTCACGTACCATCGATTCTACATCTCTACCTACATATCCAACTTCTGTAAACTTCGTAGCTTCAACCTTAATAAAAGGTGCTCCAACGAGTTTTGCCATTCGTCGTGCGACCTCCGTTTTACCAACACCTGTCGGTCCAATCATTAAAATATTTTTAGGTGCAATTTCATCACGTAGATTTTCAGCTAATTTACTTCGGCGGTAACGATTTCTTAAAGCTACAGCAACCGCTTTCTTCGCATCTTTTTGACCGATAATGTATTGATCTAATTTTTCCACAATTTGACGCGGAGTAAAATGTAAATGCATATAAAATGCCTCCCTTACGATTCTACAATTCTTCCACAATTATATTGTGGTTTGTATAAACACAAATATCGCCAGCAATATCTAAACTCGCTTTCGCAATTTGCTTTGCTGTTAAATGTTCACTTGCATATTGCTTTAAAGCACGACCTGCAGAAAGCGCATAATTCCCGCCAGATCCAATTGCTAAAATACCATCATCTGGTTCAATCACTTCTCCTGTACCTGAAACAAGAAGCATAGTTGTTTTATCCATTACAATGAGCATCGCTTCTAGCTGACGTAACATTTTGTCGCCACGCCATTGTTTTGCCATCTCAACTGCAGCACGCTGCAAGTTCCCATTGTACTCTTCTAATTTCCCTTCAAACATTTCAAAAAGAGTAAATGCGTCAGCAACGGAACCTGCAAAACCAGCTAAAACTTTCCCTTGGAAAAGTTTACGGACTTTACGAGCTGTATGTTTCATTACAACCGCATTTCCCATTGTCACCTGGCCATCTCCAGCCATTGCACATTCTCCATTATGATGAACTGCAAATATCGTTGTAGCGTGGAAATTCCCCATAGAAAAAACTCCTTTATATGTTTTTATAGCTTTAAAAGCAATTTATGCCCGTGGGTGATGCTTCATGTAGACAGAACGCAATCTTTCTTTAGAGACATGCGTATAAATTTGTGTCGTCGACAAATTCTCATGACCGAGTAGCTCCTGTACAGTACGTAAATCTGCCCCTTCATCTAACATGTGTGTAGCAAATGTATGCCTTAACATATGGGGACTTATCCGCATTGTCAGTGAAGCCTTCTTAATGAGTTCATTTAATACATAACGTACCCCTCGACTTGTCAGCGGCGTGCCTTTCGCATTTAAAAATACCATATGAGAGTGTTCTTCAGTTTTTTGAGCTAACTGTTTTCTCCCGTTCTCTATATAAGTAATTAAAGCATCGTGTGCATAACTCCCGAACGGAATATATCTTTGTTTTTTTCCTTTTCCCATTACTAAAATTGTTCCCACCGCGAAGTCAATATCGGTAAGTTGTAAATTGACACATTCACTCACACGGATCCCAGTCGCATACATCAACTCTAATAAAGCTTGATTCCTTTGACCTAGCGGCGTTTCCGTGTCAGAA from Bacillus basilensis includes the following:
- a CDS encoding proline--tRNA ligase, producing MKQSMVFSPTLREVPADAEIKSHQLLLRAGFMRQNASGIYSFLPFGLKVLHKVERIVREEMERAGAVELLMPAMQAAELWQESGRWYSYGSELMRMKDRNAREFALGATHEEVITDLVRDEVKSYKKLPLTLYQIQTKFRDEQRPRFGLLRGREFLMKDAYSFHATQESLDEVYGRLYKAYSNIFARCGLNFRAVIADSGAMGGKDTHEFMVLSDVGEDTIAYSDTSNYAANIEMAPVVATYTKSDEEEKALEKVATPDQKAIEEVSTFLNIAADKCIKSMVFKVDEKLVVVLVRGDHEVNDVKVKNVYGASVVELASHEEVKELLNCEVGSLGPIGVAGDIEIIADHAVASIVNGCSGANKEGFHYVNVNPERDFKVSQYTDLRFIQEGDQSPDGNGTILFARGIEVGHVFKLGTRYSEAMNATFLDENGKTQPLIMGCYGIGVSRTVAAIAEQFNDENGLVWPKAVAPFHVHVIPVNMKSDAQREMGENIYNSLQERGYEVLLDDRAERAGVKFADADLFGLPVRVTVGKKADEGIVEVKVRATGESEEVKVEELQTYIANILK
- the rseP gene encoding RIP metalloprotease RseP; protein product: MNTAIAFILIFGALVFFHELGHLYFAKRAGILCREFAIGFGPKIFSFEKNETVYTIRLLPLGGYVRMAGEDADTVELKPGKKVGLVLNEKDEVAKLVFDGYEKYPNVRVIEVEQADLEHNLTISGYEEYEEELQTFRVNEKARIITAGEEIQIAPYNRQFGSKKLGQRALTIFAGPAMNFILAFVIFVILGFVQGVPIDKPMVGKVMENSAAEQAGLKENDTIQAIDGKNTSTWKDVVTIVRENPNKEITLQVKRDSEQFNVKVTPTLDKEGKEEVGRIGVYSPVEKTVMGSIKSGFEQTYQWTKLIFESLVKLVTGQFSINELSGPVGIYNLTDQVVDYGFTRVLSLAAVLSINLGLFNLLPVPALDGGRLFFFLIEALRGKPIDRQKEGMVHFIGFALLMLLMLVVTWNDIRKFFL
- the dxr gene encoding 1-deoxy-D-xylulose-5-phosphate reductoisomerase; this translates as MKNISLLGASGSIGTQTIDVLRSHPDQFRLVAFSVGKNIDYAVKVIQEFSPQIVSVQREEDVLKLQAVSGNTKIVYGSEGLLEVALHPDAEIVVNAVVGSVGLLPTLRAIEAKKTIGIANKETLVTAGHLVMEAARKHNVSLLPVDSEHSAIFQCLNGENEKRISRLIITASGGSFRDKTRDELHHVTVEDALRHPNWSMGSKITIDSATMMNKGLEVIEAHWLFGIPYEQIDVVLHKESIIHSMVEFEDRSVMAQLGSPDMRVPIQYALTYPDRLPLSDTKQLNLWEIGTLHFEKMNQERFRCLRFAYEAGKAGGSMPAVMNAANEVAVEAFLQKRIGFLTVEDLIEKAMNHHNVIARPSLEEILEIDAATRRFVMEQI
- the cdsA gene encoding phosphatidate cytidylyltransferase, whose amino-acid sequence is MKQRIITGVVAAALFIPIVIYGGVPFTVLVYALASIGLYELIRMNKLTLISVPTVLAVVLLWVILIPSSASELFTWIGLGKLEITFVIVLLLLSYTVLSKNTFTFDNASFLLMATTYVAMGFLYLNETRILGIKYVFCALFVIWATDSGAYFIGKALGKRKLWPEISPNKTIEGSLGGIVCGIVVALVYNIFFPVEANVGILIVLTIIISIFGQIGDLVQSAFKRHYGVKDSGTILPGHGGILDRTDSWLFVLPILYFLLQYN
- the uppS gene encoding isoprenyl transferase, with translation MMFKNFPFFKSKKVASFDHLVEEVKKGYIPEHIAIIMDGNGRWAKRRAMPRIAGHHEGMQVVKKITKFASKLNVKVLTLYAFSTENWKRPKKEVDYLMRLPEEFLGTFLPELIEENVQVRVIGQQDRLPTHTRRAMEKAMEDTKENTGLILNFALNYGSRDEIVSAVQHMMKDSEEGKVRIEDVSEEMLSSYLMTSSLPDPELLIRTSGELRISNFMLWQIAYSEFWFTDVYWPDFTEEHLLNAITDFQHRGRRFGGV
- the frr gene encoding ribosome recycling factor, producing MGQQVLKSSNEKMEKAVAAYSRELATVRAGRASSSVLDKVQVDYYGAPTPVVQLANITVPEARLLVIQPYDKTSIGDIEKAILKADLGLNPSNDGTVIRIAFPALTEERRRDLVKVVKKYAEEAKVAVRNVRRDGNDDLKKLEKAGDITEDDLRGYTEDIQKETDKYIAKVDEIAKNKEKEIMEV
- the pyrH gene encoding UMP kinase encodes the protein MSKPKYNRVVLKLSGEALAGEQGFGINPSVIKSVAEQVKEIAELDVEVAVVVGGGNIWRGKIGSEMGMDRAGADYMGMLATVMNSLALQDSLENIGIQTRVQTSIEMRQVAEPYIRRKAVRHLEKKRVVIFAAGTGNPYFSTDTTAALRAAEIEADVILMAKNNVDGVYNADPSLDPTATKYETLTYLDVLKEGLGVMDSTASSLCMDNDIPLIVFSVMEKGNIKRAVLGENIGTVVRGK
- the tsf gene encoding translation elongation factor Ts produces the protein MAITAQMVKELREKTGAGMMDCKKALTETNGDMEKAIDFLREKGIAKAAKKADRIAAEGLTFIETNGNEGLILELNSETDFVAKNEGFQALIKELAAHLLANKPANIEEAMAQTIEGGKTVEEHINEAIAKIGEKLTLRRFEIVSKTDADAFGAYLHMGGRIGVLTVLEGSTDEAAAKDVAMHIAAVNPKYIDRDAVTAEEVEHERQVLTQQALNEGKPEKIVAKMVEGRLGKFFEEICLLDQAFVKNPDMKVRQFVESKGGTLKGFVRYAVGEGIEKREDNFAEEVMNQVKGSN
- the rpsB gene encoding 30S ribosomal protein S2; amino-acid sequence: MSVISMKQLLEAGVHFGHQTRRWNPKMKRYIFTERNGIYIIDLQKTVKKVEEAYRTMRDIAAEGGDILFVGTKKQAQEAIKEEATRAGMYFVNQRWLGGTLTNFQTIQKRIKRLKDIERMQEDGTFEVLPKKEVVQLKKELERLEKFLGGIKDMKGLPSALFVVDPRKERIAVAEARKLHIPIIGIVDTNCDPDEIDHVIPANDDAIRAVKLLTSKMADAILEAKQGEETVTA